Proteins from one Fibrobacter succinogenes genomic window:
- a CDS encoding NAD(P)H-dependent oxidoreductase: protein MNNQITILLSHPNISNSMFNKHLVDINRKNPNFVFHHLDKIRVNGYFDLEAEKKLLRESKAIVWQFPIYWYNSPASLRDWQDQVMSPIVYSADNFLKGMPVRVVFTAGAAAEHYTHEGLNRYTAEEMLIPFEMTANAAGMKWFKPFGIYGCGPDMPKAALEKAAQDYENSLLELL, encoded by the coding sequence ATGAACAATCAAATCACAATTCTTCTATCGCATCCGAACATTTCTAACTCCATGTTCAACAAACACTTAGTGGATATCAACAGAAAAAATCCCAATTTTGTGTTTCACCACCTTGACAAAATCAGGGTTAATGGTTACTTCGACTTGGAAGCCGAAAAAAAATTGCTCCGCGAATCGAAAGCAATTGTTTGGCAGTTCCCTATATATTGGTATAACAGCCCGGCAAGTTTGCGCGACTGGCAAGACCAAGTCATGAGCCCGATCGTGTACAGCGCCGACAACTTCTTGAAAGGCATGCCCGTTCGCGTAGTCTTTACCGCAGGCGCCGCCGCCGAGCACTACACCCACGAAGGCCTAAACCGCTACACCGCCGAAGAAATGCTCATCCCGTTCGAAATGACCGCAAATGCAGCAGGCATGAAGTGGTTTAAACCGTTTGGCATTTACGGCTGCGGCCCGGATATGCCAAAGGCAGCCCTCGAAAAGGCTGCCCAAGATTACGAAAATAGTTTGTTAGAATTACTTTAG
- a CDS encoding SIMPL domain-containing protein — MMMQKMLNIIYLIVLVVCVCLIIRVFNAQPASVPAVTTSNANGTTAIDVPHIEVSASETKKFAADKFEMGFSLEIRGKDKEAVSKRLAERRSVIFENVKSLDIPQSDVEQNSIDIRKEWSYRNSKRELVGYVATQNFVITVNRKIDAAALVQALSSEADVEIHRTSAQLKDVDGVQSKVIKAVGEKAKAKAKDYAEGVGAKIGRVLQINGEGGGVYYRPMRLRTNGVMMAKSVMMDGAAEAVPDESAIADSVEVSASVQVVFELK, encoded by the coding sequence ATGATGATGCAAAAAATGCTCAATATCATCTATCTCATCGTTCTTGTTGTGTGCGTGTGCTTGATTATTCGCGTATTCAATGCGCAACCGGCAAGCGTTCCTGCAGTTACAACCTCCAATGCCAATGGCACTACGGCAATCGATGTGCCGCACATCGAAGTCTCGGCGTCCGAAACCAAGAAGTTTGCCGCCGACAAGTTCGAGATGGGCTTTAGCCTCGAAATCCGCGGTAAGGATAAAGAAGCTGTTTCCAAGCGCTTGGCGGAACGCCGCTCGGTGATTTTCGAGAATGTGAAATCGCTCGACATTCCGCAATCGGACGTGGAACAGAACAGCATTGACATTCGCAAGGAATGGTCTTATCGCAACAGCAAGCGCGAACTCGTTGGCTATGTGGCCACGCAGAATTTTGTGATTACGGTGAACCGAAAGATTGATGCTGCTGCTCTTGTGCAGGCTCTTTCTTCGGAAGCGGATGTTGAAATTCATCGCACGTCGGCACAGCTCAAGGACGTGGATGGCGTGCAATCTAAGGTCATCAAGGCTGTAGGCGAGAAGGCTAAGGCCAAAGCAAAGGATTACGCCGAAGGCGTTGGGGCAAAGATTGGCCGCGTGTTGCAAATCAATGGCGAAGGCGGCGGAGTTTACTACAGGCCAATGCGCTTGCGCACGAATGGCGTTATGATGGCGAAAAGCGTGATGATGGATGGCGCTGCAGAAGCTGTTCCCGACGAAAGCGCTATTGCTGATTCCGTCGAGGTCAGCGCTTCTGTTCAAGTTGTTTTTGAACTAAAGTAA
- a CDS encoding SIMPL domain-containing protein (The SIMPL domain is named for its presence in mouse protein SIMPL (signalling molecule that associates with mouse pelle-like kinase). Bacterial member BP26, from Brucella, was shown to assemble into a channel-like structure, while YggE from E. coli has been associated with resistance to oxidative stress.) — protein MQNKVSYIVIIVLAFVCLILSMKLGRDDLANKGDAAASTAPEVASEQAKVKDGWNVISLSTSEQEMFLADEYKITFKIVQKHKEKSRAFSLLNESREKVLLMLKELNVDKSNYDLYSMSISSDFERRNNGKRVKVGYDARQGVEIKLPNKSLSDAVGRKLATLDFIDDFETVGVLKNADSLEVETIKRTCKKVLKQADVYARSVGATAGRILAAEGNSNVKEYASYSDSVGIRAELNVSVQLKGRDEPKQSYVQVSQEESKKFLADLFTISAGAVVDGDDREKIYGQVGLVKDSIVALARNLGVAESEIDVHTARIGIKSRWEFTNNESKKNRFRARQFVTVSFTSKQDAAAFLAEVGGAENVTVGDVRSVLKNRDSLEVLVTEIAGRKAMARAHAIAEGFGGKVGDVVYVGNNTSYDYNVVNEISYESSARGKSVLGNSRGISNGAYFDGGLAGLLGGADVSGMIADSVEVSSRVNVIAELK, from the coding sequence ATGCAGAACAAGGTCTCGTACATCGTTATCATTGTACTTGCTTTCGTGTGCCTGATTCTTTCGATGAAACTCGGGCGTGATGACCTGGCGAACAAGGGGGATGCTGCGGCATCGACAGCTCCTGAGGTTGCGAGCGAACAGGCTAAAGTCAAGGACGGCTGGAATGTCATTTCTCTTTCGACGAGCGAACAAGAAATGTTTCTCGCTGACGAGTATAAGATAACGTTCAAGATTGTTCAAAAGCATAAGGAAAAGAGCCGCGCTTTTAGCTTGCTGAACGAAAGCCGAGAAAAGGTTCTTTTGATGCTCAAGGAATTGAATGTCGATAAATCAAACTACGATCTCTATTCGATGAGCATTTCTAGTGATTTCGAACGTCGCAACAATGGCAAGAGGGTTAAGGTGGGCTATGATGCCAGACAGGGAGTCGAGATAAAGCTTCCGAACAAGTCCCTTAGCGATGCGGTTGGGCGTAAACTTGCAACTCTTGATTTTATTGATGATTTTGAGACAGTTGGCGTATTGAAAAATGCGGATTCGTTAGAGGTTGAAACGATAAAGCGTACATGTAAGAAAGTGCTGAAACAGGCCGATGTATATGCCCGGAGCGTCGGGGCTACGGCGGGGAGAATTCTAGCTGCCGAAGGCAATTCCAACGTTAAAGAGTATGCTAGCTATTCGGATTCTGTTGGCATCCGCGCAGAATTGAATGTGTCTGTGCAGCTAAAGGGACGTGATGAACCCAAGCAATCTTATGTCCAGGTGAGTCAGGAAGAATCGAAGAAATTCTTGGCGGATCTGTTTACGATTTCTGCAGGGGCTGTCGTAGATGGCGATGACAGAGAGAAAATTTACGGTCAGGTGGGGCTTGTGAAGGATTCCATTGTGGCTCTTGCCAGAAATCTGGGTGTCGCGGAATCTGAAATAGATGTCCATACGGCAAGGATAGGTATTAAATCCCGATGGGAATTTACGAACAACGAGTCTAAAAAGAATCGTTTTAGGGCTCGCCAGTTTGTGACCGTCAGTTTTACGTCCAAGCAGGATGCGGCCGCATTCTTGGCGGAAGTCGGTGGCGCCGAAAATGTGACTGTTGGTGATGTTCGTTCTGTATTGAAAAATCGCGATTCTCTTGAGGTCCTCGTGACTGAAATTGCTGGGCGTAAGGCCATGGCTCGTGCGCATGCGATTGCCGAAGGCTTTGGTGGCAAGGTGGGCGATGTCGTGTATGTGGGGAACAACACGTCTTACGATTACAATGTGGTTAACGAGATTTCTTATGAATCCAGTGCTAGAGGCAAGAGCGTGCTTGGGAACAGCCGTGGAATTTCGAATGGCGCTTATTTTGATGGAGGTTTGGCCGGTCTTTTGGGGGGTGCCGATGTTTCGGGCATGATTGCCGATTCCGTCGAGGTCAGTTCTCGCGTCAATGTGATTGCGGAACTCAAGTAA